One window of the Actinomycetota bacterium genome contains the following:
- a CDS encoding GNAT family N-acetyltransferase: protein MRDRSFTSIETARLRLRRFAPRDVGAFHAYRVDDDVARFQSWQDYTVEQAEAFVGEMEAADPGVPGEPFQFAVARLRDDALVGDCMLALDAGDPAIAEIGYTVDPSLQGRGYATEAAGALLDYAFDRQGVALVRAVTDTRNAPSIVVAERLGMDLVATVRTTFKGEACDEHTYEIARSAWQARRA from the coding sequence GTGCGCGACCGGTCCTTCACCTCGATCGAGACCGCTCGGCTGCGGCTGCGCCGGTTCGCCCCACGCGACGTCGGAGCCTTCCATGCGTACCGGGTCGACGACGACGTCGCCCGATTCCAGTCGTGGCAGGACTACACCGTGGAGCAGGCCGAGGCCTTCGTCGGCGAGATGGAGGCGGCCGACCCGGGGGTACCCGGCGAGCCGTTCCAGTTCGCGGTCGCGAGGCTGCGCGACGATGCGCTCGTCGGCGACTGCATGCTCGCGCTCGATGCCGGCGACCCCGCGATCGCGGAGATCGGGTACACCGTGGACCCCTCGCTGCAGGGACGCGGGTACGCGACCGAGGCCGCCGGGGCGTTGCTCGACTACGCGTTCGACCGACAGGGCGTCGCCCTCGTGCGTGCGGTCACCGACACGAGGAACGCACCCTCGATCGTGGTCGCCGAGCGGCTGGGCATGGATCTCGTCGCCACCGTGCGCACGACGTTCAAGGGCGAGGCGTGTGACGAGCACACGTACGAGATCGCGAGGAGCGCGTGGCAGGCACGGCGAGCGTGA
- a CDS encoding septum formation initiator family protein, whose amino-acid sequence MSSAVPSPTAARRSATVAPDAAADRSSRRHTAGRHEVARGHISHARLTARAAVLAVVALILLTLAVAPLRALIDQRSNLARLERQAEELAYRNAQLEARIDRFTDPTYLEQLARECLGMVRPGETAFVMVPSRGAPPTPRC is encoded by the coding sequence ATGAGCTCAGCGGTCCCTTCCCCGACCGCCGCGAGGCGAAGCGCGACGGTTGCGCCCGACGCGGCCGCCGACCGTTCCTCGCGGCGCCACACGGCCGGTCGTCACGAGGTCGCTCGCGGCCACATATCGCACGCCCGTCTCACCGCACGCGCGGCGGTGCTCGCCGTCGTCGCGCTGATCCTGCTGACGCTCGCGGTGGCACCGCTGCGTGCCTTGATCGACCAGCGCAGCAACCTCGCTCGGCTGGAACGGCAGGCCGAGGAGCTCGCCTATCGCAACGCCCAGCTCGAGGCGCGCATCGACCGGTTCACCGACCCCACGTACCTGGAGCAGCTCGCCCGCGAATGCCTCGGCATGGTGCGGCCGGGAGAGACCGCCTTCGTGATGGTGCCATCGCGCGGAGCGCCCCCGACGCCGCGTTGCTGA
- a CDS encoding S1 RNA-binding domain-containing protein, whose translation MEIGAVIDGTVERITPYGAFLKLEDGRLGLVHISEIDRNYVKDVHEHLREGDVVQAKVRAIKEDGKIDLSIKALQDPAPPRPRRGSDPEFEQMLKKFMRQSEERLVDYKRAVEHKRK comes from the coding sequence ATCGAGATCGGCGCGGTGATCGACGGCACCGTCGAGCGCATCACGCCATACGGAGCGTTCCTCAAGCTCGAGGACGGCCGCCTCGGATTGGTCCACATCTCCGAGATCGACCGCAACTACGTGAAGGACGTGCACGAGCACCTCCGAGAGGGCGACGTCGTGCAGGCCAAGGTGCGGGCGATCAAGGAAGACGGCAAGATCGACCTCTCGATCAAGGCGCTGCAGGACCCCGCCCCGCCCCGACCGCGTCGCGGTTCCGACCCGGAGTTCGAGCAGATGCTCAAGAAGTTCATGCGCCAGAGCGAGGAGCGCCTGGTCGATTACAAGCGCGCCGTCGAGCACAAGCGCAAGTAG
- a CDS encoding GNAT family N-acetyltransferase, producing MEVTSLPDAATFLSMAAPVLDGDTAANNLPIGIAQQLVDRPETYAEAFFWVAADSGRVVGAAMRTPPYPAIIADPLHDDAIGAFVATLASAQPDLPGVTANEPWASRFADAWTAATGVPWRRGVGQGVYALTTVLPPRPAEGSARDATHDDRPLLRRWMGAFAAEALQEMPRDDGDMERGIDAKIGDGAAGGFTIWEVEGRPVSLTGWMPIPGAARVGPVYTPPEERGRGYASNLVAQVSARMLDEGAEACFLYADLQNPTSNAIYRRLGYQQVAESSMIRFGADAS from the coding sequence ATGGAGGTGACCTCGCTCCCCGACGCCGCGACGTTCCTCTCGATGGCCGCACCGGTGCTCGACGGGGACACGGCTGCGAACAACCTGCCGATCGGCATCGCGCAACAGCTCGTCGACCGGCCCGAGACCTACGCCGAGGCCTTCTTCTGGGTCGCCGCCGACTCGGGCCGGGTCGTCGGCGCCGCGATGCGCACGCCGCCGTACCCGGCGATCATCGCGGACCCGCTGCACGACGATGCGATCGGCGCCTTCGTCGCGACCCTCGCCTCGGCACAGCCGGACCTGCCCGGCGTCACGGCGAACGAGCCGTGGGCGAGCCGCTTCGCCGACGCGTGGACCGCCGCGACCGGCGTGCCGTGGCGGCGCGGCGTCGGTCAGGGTGTCTATGCGCTGACGACGGTGCTGCCCCCACGGCCCGCCGAGGGGTCGGCGCGGGACGCGACCCACGACGATCGTCCGTTGCTCAGGCGGTGGATGGGCGCGTTCGCCGCCGAGGCGCTGCAGGAGATGCCGCGCGACGACGGCGACATGGAGCGAGGGATCGATGCGAAGATCGGGGACGGCGCTGCGGGAGGGTTCACGATCTGGGAGGTCGAGGGCCGTCCGGTGTCACTCACCGGGTGGATGCCGATCCCGGGCGCCGCCCGCGTCGGCCCCGTGTACACGCCTCCCGAGGAGCGTGGGCGCGGCTACGCCTCGAACCTCGTGGCCCAGGTGAGCGCCCGGATGCTCGACGAGGGCGCCGAGGCGTGCTTCCTCTACGCGGACCTTCAGAACCCGACCTCGAACGCGATCTACCGCCGCCTCGGATACCAACAGGTCGCCGAGTCCTCGATGATCAGGTTCGGCGCCGACGCCTCGTGA
- a CDS encoding DUF501 domain-containing protein, with amino-acid sequence MAEPMPTAQRELRAADVSAVREQLGREPTTPFTVVSRCTGGHPLVIRNVPIDAAGDPFPTTFWLTCPEAVKAVSRVESEGWIGRLNERMADDEGFRASVEAAHDAYAAERATDLAAARSWGGVAGTRVGIKCLHAHYAYRLAGGDDPVGAWVAERVEPVHAEQRLGRVGAIDQGTNSIRLLVVEPPAAPGVSATELARDMLITRLGLGVDRTGRFDPDALARTVEALGMFCRRAQALGAERIRVGATSAVRDAENRGEYAAAVRAHAGSDLEVITGEQEARLSFLGGTHGLDPAWGPFAVQDIGGGSTEFVVGAAPGIAEQAISTRMGSVRMTERHVRHDPLTAEDLAALEADVAGVLEEVDTAVAVGDARTFVAVAGTATTLQAIALELDRYDPDRIHRTWLTREQAERVRDALAAMTDAERAALPVMAPGRGDVIVAGAVILVATMRRFGVDRVLVSESDILDGLALEMLGPR; translated from the coding sequence ATGGCCGAGCCGATGCCCACCGCGCAGCGTGAGCTCCGCGCCGCCGACGTCTCGGCCGTGCGCGAGCAGCTGGGCCGCGAACCGACCACGCCGTTCACGGTCGTGTCGCGCTGCACCGGAGGGCATCCGCTCGTGATCCGCAACGTGCCGATCGACGCGGCCGGTGATCCGTTCCCGACGACGTTCTGGCTCACCTGTCCCGAGGCGGTCAAGGCGGTCTCGCGCGTCGAGTCGGAAGGATGGATCGGCCGTCTGAACGAGCGGATGGCCGACGACGAGGGGTTCCGCGCGTCGGTCGAGGCGGCCCACGACGCATACGCGGCCGAGCGTGCGACCGACCTCGCCGCCGCCCGGTCATGGGGTGGCGTGGCCGGCACGCGCGTCGGCATCAAGTGTCTGCACGCCCACTACGCCTACCGGCTCGCCGGGGGAGACGATCCGGTCGGGGCCTGGGTCGCCGAGCGCGTCGAACCCGTGCACGCCGAGCAGCGGCTGGGCAGGGTGGGGGCGATCGACCAGGGCACGAACTCGATCCGGCTGCTCGTGGTGGAACCGCCCGCCGCGCCGGGCGTGTCGGCGACCGAGCTCGCCCGCGACATGTTGATCACCCGACTCGGCCTCGGCGTCGACCGAACCGGCCGGTTCGACCCCGACGCGCTGGCCCGCACCGTCGAGGCGTTGGGCATGTTCTGTCGTCGGGCTCAGGCCCTCGGCGCCGAGCGCATCCGGGTCGGGGCGACGAGCGCCGTGCGCGACGCCGAGAACCGAGGCGAGTACGCCGCGGCCGTCCGCGCGCATGCGGGGTCGGACCTCGAGGTGATCACGGGTGAGCAAGAAGCCCGCCTGTCCTTCCTCGGCGGCACCCACGGGCTCGACCCCGCGTGGGGCCCGTTCGCGGTGCAGGACATCGGTGGAGGCTCGACGGAGTTCGTCGTCGGTGCGGCGCCGGGCATCGCCGAGCAGGCGATCTCGACCCGCATGGGGAGCGTGCGGATGACGGAGCGGCACGTCCGGCACGATCCGCTGACGGCAGAGGACCTCGCCGCTCTCGAGGCCGACGTGGCCGGAGTGCTCGAGGAGGTCGACACCGCCGTGGCGGTCGGCGACGCGCGCACGTTCGTCGCCGTGGCGGGCACGGCGACCACCCTGCAGGCGATCGCGCTCGAGCTCGATCGCTACGACCCCGACCGCATCCACCGCACGTGGCTGACGCGCGAGCAGGCGGAACGGGTGCGCGATGCCCTGGCGGCCATGACCGACGCCGAGAGGGCCGCCCTGCCGGTGATGGCGCCCGGGCGCGGCGACGTGATCGTCGCCGGCGCCGTGATCCTCGTCGCCACGATGCGGCGGTTCGGGGTGGACCGCGTGCTCGTGAGCGAGAGCGACATCCTCGACGGCTTGGCCCTCGAGATGCTCGGACCGCGCTAG